The Verrucomicrobiia bacterium genome contains the following window.
CCCCGGCCGCAAAATATTCTCACGCCCATCCGCACGCCCTTCGTTTATGAGTTGCGCAAAAATCGTTCGCGGCTGCTTTTCCTGGGGCGCATTCATCCCAAAAAGGGACTCGATATTTTGTTGCAGGCGTGGGCGAGACTTGATGCCGAGACGGCTGATTGGGAATTGATCATTGCCGGGCCGGACGAAAACGGCCATCTGCCGGAGATGCGCCGGCTGGCTCAATCGCTCGCGATTCAGGATCGCGTTTTTTTCACCGGCGCCGTCACGGGCGAAAGCAAAACCGCGCTGCTGCACTCGGCCGATCTTTTCGTGCTGCCTTCCTACTCGGAAGGTTTTTCGATGAGCCTGCTCGAAGCAATGGCTTGCGAAGTGCCGGTGATCGCCACCGACTCGTGCAACTTTCCCGAAATCTCAACGGCCTTTGCCGGCTGGGAATGCCACGCCACTCTCGATTCGCTCGTGACCACGCTGCAAACCGCCCTGGCTGCCGGACCAGCCGAGCGCAAACAACGCGGCCAAAATGCCCAGCGTTTGGTGGCCGCGAAGTTCACCTGGCAGACGATCATCAAAGTGATTTCGGACGCCTGTGCCGCGCATTGCTGATGCCCACGCAAGTTCGCAATGATTTGTTCGATGGCCGCAATGGTCTGGACCGC
Protein-coding sequences here:
- a CDS encoding glycosyltransferase, whose amino-acid sequence is MRHLHFTQSLEPLYGGGLGTSALALHSEMRAQGVSSVLCATRAGTPQCQRDGTFEFSRVKPRPLYFSPEMKQRAPELVRGADVLHGHGMYVGPNYIFGRAARRELKPLVYHVHGMFEPYILKRSRWKKRLVHWLFENNNFHDVRLWRALTAKEAGQIRARGLQPVVIAPNGLNLADFPRPQNILTPIRTPFVYELRKNRSRLLFLGRIHPKKGLDILLQAWARLDAETADWELIIAGPDENGHLPEMRRLAQSLAIQDRVFFTGAVTGESKTALLHSADLFVLPSYSEGFSMSLLEAMACEVPVIATDSCNFPEISTAFAGWECHATLDSLVTTLQTALAAGPAERKQRGQNAQRLVAAKFTWQTIIKVISDACAAHC